A window from Akkermansia muciniphila encodes these proteins:
- a CDS encoding carboxymuconolactone decarboxylase family protein: MNNDTSALSPKEQQIAAISAHTARGDMPGLRNALTAGLDAGLTLNELKEVLVQMYAYCGFPRSLNALNELMVLAKERASRGINDTVGREAGAPPAGKSIDFGTANQTKLCGAPVKGELFLFAPAIDEFLKAHLFGDIFGRDNMDWKTRELATIAALSAMTGTESQLNSHIRIGKHNGLTDGQVEAILAVSAAAGKKDAFPKGEPAPANFTGKAWVAMLVDNRDYDMSAYNVTFAPGTRNNWHSHSVGQVLFCTEGTGYYQERGKAARRLTPGSVVEIPANTEHWHGAAPDSGFVHLGITPRAASNRTAWGGPVTDAEYAEATGSK; this comes from the coding sequence ATGAATAACGATACAAGCGCCTTGTCGCCAAAAGAACAACAGATTGCCGCCATCAGTGCCCATACGGCCAGGGGCGACATGCCCGGCCTGCGGAACGCCCTAACGGCGGGGCTGGATGCCGGACTGACCCTGAACGAGCTCAAGGAGGTGCTGGTCCAGATGTATGCCTATTGCGGTTTTCCACGCAGCCTGAATGCCCTTAATGAGTTGATGGTTCTGGCGAAGGAACGGGCCTCGCGCGGCATTAATGATACGGTGGGCAGGGAGGCCGGAGCGCCTCCCGCCGGAAAGAGCATTGACTTCGGCACGGCCAACCAGACGAAGCTTTGCGGCGCTCCGGTGAAGGGGGAGCTATTCCTGTTCGCCCCGGCCATTGACGAGTTCCTGAAGGCGCATTTGTTCGGAGATATTTTCGGCCGCGACAATATGGACTGGAAGACCCGGGAGCTGGCCACCATTGCGGCCCTGTCCGCCATGACGGGCACGGAAAGCCAGTTGAACTCCCACATCCGCATCGGGAAGCACAACGGCCTGACTGACGGGCAGGTGGAGGCCATTCTGGCCGTATCCGCCGCTGCCGGGAAGAAGGACGCCTTCCCCAAAGGGGAGCCGGCTCCGGCCAATTTCACCGGAAAAGCCTGGGTAGCCATGCTGGTGGACAACAGGGATTACGACATGTCCGCCTATAACGTCACCTTTGCCCCCGGCACGCGGAACAACTGGCACAGCCATTCCGTGGGGCAGGTGCTGTTCTGCACGGAAGGCACGGGATACTACCAGGAGCGCGGCAAGGCCGCCCGGCGCCTGACGCCCGGTTCCGTGGTGGAAATCCCGGCCAATACGGAGCACTGGCACGGCGCGGCGCCGGACAGTGGGTTCGTGCACCTTGGCATCACGCCCAGGGCGGCTTCCAACAGGACGGCGTGGGGAGGCCCCGTGACGGATGCTGAATATGCTGAAGCCACGGGCAGCAAATAA
- a CDS encoding MerR family transcriptional regulator — protein sequence MITQKNPSSSYRPSYDRTPKYTVKQVAEMMEMSAYTIRYYENAGLIPDVDRSGGNARMFSDYTLGWLRLVHCLRMTGLPIEGVKHYIDLCQEGDTTIPERAELIFKQEKSLREQLRILKKQMEVLKYKKKFYQDLLDNRRPDSCNPLNHASASEPNIAPEE from the coding sequence ATGATCACACAAAAGAACCCATCCAGCTCCTACCGGCCTTCCTATGACCGCACTCCCAAATATACCGTGAAACAGGTTGCGGAAATGATGGAGATGTCCGCCTACACCATCCGGTATTATGAAAACGCCGGATTGATTCCGGATGTGGACCGCAGCGGAGGCAATGCCCGCATGTTTTCGGACTACACCCTGGGCTGGCTGCGCCTGGTTCACTGCCTCCGGATGACGGGCCTCCCGATTGAAGGCGTCAAGCACTACATTGACCTGTGCCAGGAAGGGGACACCACCATTCCGGAACGCGCGGAACTGATTTTCAAGCAGGAGAAAAGCCTCCGGGAACAGCTCCGCATCCTGAAAAAACAGATGGAAGTCTTGAAATACAAGAAGAAATTCTACCAGGACCTGCTGGACAACCGCAGGCCGGACAGCTGTAATCCGCTGAACCATGCCAGCGCCAGCGAACCGAACATCGCTCCGGAGGAATAG
- a CDS encoding YhcH/YjgK/YiaL family protein, which yields MIIASLSDAARYEKLNPLFKRAFDFVRGADPASLEPGPHVLEEDALVVMVNEPVMKKPEKARMEVHDRFIDIHVPLTREEGFAWKDRSALEKPSEPFNTEKDAQHYDDAPDTSFAVKPGQFAVFFPEDAHAGCIGEGALRKLVIKVRTA from the coding sequence ATGATTATTGCCTCCCTTTCCGACGCCGCCCGATACGAGAAACTGAATCCGCTGTTCAAGCGGGCTTTTGATTTTGTGAGGGGGGCTGATCCGGCTTCCCTGGAGCCGGGACCCCACGTCCTGGAGGAAGATGCCCTGGTTGTGATGGTGAATGAACCCGTGATGAAGAAGCCGGAGAAGGCCCGCATGGAAGTGCACGACAGGTTCATAGACATCCATGTGCCCCTCACCCGGGAGGAAGGGTTTGCGTGGAAGGACCGCTCTGCCCTGGAAAAGCCTTCCGAGCCGTTCAACACGGAGAAGGACGCGCAGCATTACGACGATGCGCCGGATACCTCTTTTGCCGTGAAGCCGGGGCAGTTCGCCGTCTTTTTCCCGGAGGATGCCCATGCCGGCTGCATCGGGGAAGGGGCTCTCCGTAAACTGGTGATTAAAGTCAGAACGGCCTGA
- a CDS encoding alpha-amylase translates to MKNGIMMQYFEWNLPNDGQFWNKLKEDAPHLEEIGVTAVWIPPAYKGKEQNDVGYGTYDLFDLGEFDQKNTVRTKYGTKQELQDAIKALHEHHVDVYLDAVMNHKAGADYTEKFMAKEVDQQNRDKEITDAYEIEGWTGFNFPGRGDKYSDFKWHWYHFTGTDYDAATEKTAIFKIMGDGKDWSEGVDEENGNYDYLMFANLDFDHPEVVKEMEKWGGWVARELDLDGMRLDAIKHINDEFIKKFLAAVRKERGEDFYAVGEYWKQDLDSLNDYLKEERYKVDLFDVPLHYNMYQASKQGRDYDLSKILDGTLVQNHPTLAVTFVDNHDSQWGSSLESAVEDWFKPSAYALILLMKEGYPCIFYGDYYGVSGNPPMHRGIIDNLLEIRKNHAFGEQNYYFDHPNTIGFTRVGDDDHPHSGVAVLISNGEDGDKVMNVGKQHAGETWKEATGNVEETVTIDEEGNGQFLVHGGNVAVWIPENAPQDPKQDARVEDEE, encoded by the coding sequence ATGAAAAACGGAATCATGATGCAATATTTTGAGTGGAACCTGCCCAACGACGGGCAGTTCTGGAACAAGCTGAAGGAAGACGCCCCCCATCTGGAGGAAATAGGCGTCACAGCCGTCTGGATTCCGCCGGCCTACAAGGGCAAGGAACAGAACGACGTGGGCTACGGCACCTACGACCTGTTTGACCTGGGGGAATTCGACCAGAAGAACACGGTCCGCACCAAATACGGCACCAAGCAGGAACTCCAGGACGCCATCAAGGCCCTTCATGAACACCATGTGGACGTCTACCTGGACGCCGTGATGAACCACAAGGCCGGAGCGGACTATACGGAAAAATTCATGGCCAAGGAAGTGGACCAGCAGAACCGGGACAAGGAAATCACGGACGCCTACGAAATCGAAGGCTGGACCGGCTTCAACTTCCCCGGCCGCGGAGACAAGTACTCCGACTTCAAATGGCACTGGTACCATTTCACCGGCACGGACTACGACGCCGCTACGGAGAAGACCGCCATCTTCAAGATCATGGGGGATGGCAAGGACTGGAGCGAGGGCGTGGACGAAGAAAACGGCAACTATGACTACCTCATGTTCGCCAATCTGGACTTCGACCACCCGGAAGTGGTGAAGGAAATGGAAAAATGGGGCGGATGGGTCGCCAGGGAACTGGACCTGGACGGCATGAGGCTGGACGCCATCAAACACATCAATGACGAGTTCATCAAGAAATTCCTGGCCGCCGTCCGCAAGGAGCGGGGAGAGGATTTCTACGCCGTGGGCGAATACTGGAAGCAGGACCTGGACTCCCTGAACGATTATCTCAAGGAGGAACGCTACAAGGTGGACCTGTTTGACGTGCCCCTGCACTACAACATGTACCAGGCCTCCAAGCAGGGCCGTGATTACGACCTTTCCAAGATTCTGGACGGCACCCTGGTCCAGAACCACCCCACGCTGGCCGTCACCTTTGTGGACAACCATGACTCCCAGTGGGGCAGCTCCCTGGAATCAGCCGTGGAAGACTGGTTCAAGCCCTCCGCCTATGCGCTCATCCTGCTCATGAAGGAAGGCTACCCCTGCATCTTCTACGGGGACTATTACGGAGTAAGCGGCAATCCTCCCATGCACCGCGGCATCATCGACAACTTGCTGGAAATCCGCAAAAACCATGCCTTCGGGGAGCAGAACTACTACTTTGACCACCCAAACACCATCGGTTTCACCCGCGTGGGGGATGACGACCACCCGCATTCCGGCGTGGCCGTGCTCATCTCCAACGGAGAGGACGGGGACAAGGTGATGAACGTGGGCAAGCAGCACGCCGGGGAAACCTGGAAGGAAGCCACCGGGAACGTGGAGGAAACCGTCACCATTGACGAGGAAGGCAATGGCCAGTTCCTCGTCCACGGCGGCAACGTGGCCGTCTGGATTCCGGAAAACGCTCCGCAGGACCCCAAGCAGGACGCCAGGGTGGAAGACGAGGAATAA
- a CDS encoding MATE family efflux transporter yields the protein MAAQSRNIAELENASVWRLLVQYSLPSIAGMVVYSLYNIIDSVFIGHGVGPLALSGLAVTFPIMNLTFALGTLVGIGGAAISSIRLGKKDQEGTERTLGNVLIMSLIAAVVLVTPTLLFLTEILTAFGASGQTLTYAYDFMLVTLLGLPVTYVFFNLNHVMRATGYPKKAMGSTLLSVGVNIILAPIFIFWFKWGITGAALATLLAQVTGMVRVLLHFSDAASTVHFRRGIWELRKAIVTGILSIGMAPCLVNVCGSAVTIAINRQLADHGGDLAIGAYGIINRILILFAMLVIGLTQGMQPIIGYNHGAMKPGRVLLTLKYGVLAGTSFTTLGFLACVLFPRGIAGLFTDDAALISLAANGLTICVLAFPLIGSQIIIGNFFQAIGKARLAIFLSLTRQMLFLLPFLLVLPRFWGQDGVWASLPLADVLSFIVTLLFIRRFLKYYRLKNRHYLDHSPGGA from the coding sequence ATGGCAGCCCAGTCACGCAACATCGCAGAATTGGAAAACGCATCCGTATGGCGTCTGCTGGTCCAGTACTCCCTGCCCTCCATCGCCGGCATGGTGGTGTACTCCCTGTACAACATCATTGACAGCGTCTTCATCGGCCACGGGGTGGGCCCCCTGGCCCTGTCCGGCCTGGCCGTCACCTTCCCCATCATGAACCTGACCTTTGCGCTGGGCACGCTGGTGGGCATCGGCGGGGCGGCCATCAGCTCCATCCGGCTGGGCAAGAAAGACCAGGAGGGAACGGAGCGCACGCTGGGGAACGTCCTCATCATGAGCCTGATCGCCGCCGTGGTGCTTGTCACTCCCACGCTTCTCTTCCTGACGGAAATTCTGACCGCCTTCGGAGCCAGCGGCCAGACGCTCACGTACGCGTACGATTTCATGCTGGTCACCCTGCTGGGGCTGCCCGTCACGTACGTTTTCTTCAACCTCAACCACGTCATGAGGGCCACCGGCTACCCGAAAAAGGCCATGGGCTCCACCCTGCTCTCCGTGGGGGTTAACATCATCCTGGCGCCCATCTTCATCTTCTGGTTCAAATGGGGCATCACCGGGGCCGCCCTGGCCACCCTGCTTGCCCAGGTCACCGGCATGGTGCGCGTGCTGCTCCACTTCTCCGACGCGGCCAGCACGGTCCACTTCCGCCGCGGCATCTGGGAACTGCGGAAGGCCATCGTCACCGGCATCCTGTCCATCGGCATGGCTCCGTGCCTGGTGAACGTCTGCGGCAGCGCGGTCACCATCGCCATCAACAGGCAGCTTGCGGACCACGGGGGGGACCTGGCTATCGGCGCTTACGGCATCATCAACCGCATCCTCATCCTGTTCGCCATGCTCGTCATCGGCCTCACGCAGGGCATGCAGCCCATCATCGGCTACAACCACGGGGCCATGAAGCCGGGACGCGTCCTGCTCACCCTCAAGTACGGCGTGCTGGCTGGAACATCCTTCACCACGCTGGGCTTCCTGGCCTGCGTCCTCTTCCCCCGCGGCATTGCCGGGCTCTTTACGGATGACGCCGCGCTCATCAGCCTGGCGGCCAACGGCCTCACCATCTGCGTGCTGGCCTTCCCGCTCATCGGCAGCCAGATCATCATCGGCAACTTCTTCCAGGCCATCGGGAAGGCCCGGCTGGCCATCTTCCTTTCCCTGACGCGCCAGATGCTCTTCCTGTTGCCGTTCCTGCTGGTGCTGCCCAGGTTCTGGGGCCAGGACGGCGTCTGGGCCTCCCTGCCGCTGGCGGACGTGCTCTCCTTCATCGTCACCCTGCTCTTTATCCGCAGGTTCCTCAAATACTACCGGCTGAAAAACAGGCACTACCTGGACCACAGCCCGGGCGGGGCGTGA
- a CDS encoding family 20 glycosylhydrolase: protein MKFLLLSFAWMCMACAGAWGQDTAPSFPANGANYRLFPADQPPLVPKPQQLRWDGKAIPVQSVRILAPSPSSTSYPEQMKFIVSELKSFLADHRVKVAPDGAFAIKFVKGEVKAGTENPKLKEEAYSLRVTPGGALITAADTRGFYYGMKTLEQLLLRRGGTTTIAACDIVDWPDFEIRGFMNDVGRNYMPLPLIAQELDSMAQLKLNVYHFHFTEHPGWRLESKIYPELNDPKNFTRMPGKFYTQKEFKQLVEYCRLRNILLIPEMDMPGHSQAFRKALNVKMSDEKATKALVALIKEMCALVPKEKMPIIHIGTDEAHGKDEQVNNDILKEYINAVESCGRTPMRWHPGLTPKGYNGSILQLWSGRQNRGAWPVNGAKYVDSLETYLNHLDPFETAMTMYFRRACPFQNADGLGMMLCSFPDLEITDPRNQVLQTPVYAGMAFVSEPLWNNPHEKVQGDPNQDEYMKYFSNLPVQGDPLLKGFAEYENRVLAIRDRFFVNKEFNYVRQANIPWKLLGPIPNGGKTETEFAPEADNKTGKMKDSYEIDGVTYEWSKDAYTGATIIFKHYCDFPTLFNGAKMGAYPHKNHTYYAQTWIYSPKAQTVPFWISGHTWATSDWRNGPASVPGKWFHANPRFFVNGQEIAPPQWKKPRNGGVLVDENYHFREPSMVPLKKGWNRVLVKSPSNNSARRWMFTFVPVQVNPKTPGCNVKEYPGLKFSTEPK, encoded by the coding sequence ATGAAGTTCCTTTTATTATCGTTTGCATGGATGTGCATGGCGTGCGCCGGGGCGTGGGGGCAGGATACGGCTCCCTCCTTCCCGGCGAACGGAGCCAATTACAGGTTGTTCCCGGCGGACCAGCCGCCGCTGGTCCCCAAGCCCCAGCAGCTCCGCTGGGACGGCAAGGCCATTCCCGTGCAGTCCGTGCGCATCCTGGCCCCGTCTCCGTCCAGTACTTCCTATCCGGAACAGATGAAGTTCATCGTTTCCGAATTGAAGTCCTTTCTGGCGGACCACCGGGTGAAGGTGGCTCCGGACGGGGCGTTCGCCATCAAGTTCGTGAAGGGGGAGGTGAAGGCCGGAACAGAGAATCCCAAACTGAAGGAAGAGGCCTATTCCCTCCGCGTGACTCCCGGCGGCGCGCTGATTACGGCGGCGGACACCAGGGGGTTTTATTACGGCATGAAAACGCTGGAGCAGCTTCTCCTGCGCCGCGGCGGGACGACGACCATCGCCGCCTGCGACATCGTGGACTGGCCGGATTTTGAAATCCGCGGGTTCATGAATGACGTGGGCCGCAATTACATGCCGCTCCCCCTGATCGCGCAGGAGCTGGATTCCATGGCGCAGCTTAAGCTGAACGTGTACCACTTCCATTTCACGGAGCATCCCGGCTGGCGGCTGGAATCCAAGATTTATCCGGAGCTGAATGATCCCAAGAATTTCACCCGCATGCCGGGCAAATTCTACACGCAGAAGGAGTTCAAGCAGCTCGTGGAGTACTGCCGCCTGCGCAACATCCTGCTGATTCCGGAGATGGACATGCCGGGGCACAGCCAGGCGTTCCGGAAGGCGCTCAACGTGAAGATGAGCGATGAAAAGGCCACCAAGGCCCTGGTGGCCCTGATCAAGGAGATGTGCGCCCTGGTGCCCAAGGAGAAGATGCCTATCATCCACATCGGCACGGACGAGGCCCACGGCAAGGACGAGCAGGTGAACAATGACATTCTGAAGGAATACATCAATGCGGTGGAGTCCTGCGGCCGCACGCCCATGAGGTGGCACCCCGGCCTGACGCCTAAGGGCTATAACGGCTCCATCCTGCAGTTGTGGTCCGGCCGCCAGAACCGCGGTGCATGGCCTGTCAACGGGGCCAAATACGTGGATTCCCTGGAGACCTACCTGAACCACCTCGATCCGTTTGAAACGGCCATGACCATGTATTTCCGCCGGGCGTGCCCGTTCCAGAATGCGGACGGCCTGGGCATGATGCTGTGCTCCTTCCCGGACCTGGAAATTACGGACCCGCGCAACCAGGTTCTCCAGACGCCCGTTTACGCAGGGATGGCGTTCGTTTCCGAGCCCTTGTGGAACAATCCCCATGAAAAGGTGCAGGGAGACCCCAACCAGGACGAGTACATGAAGTATTTCTCCAACCTCCCTGTGCAGGGGGACCCCCTGCTGAAAGGATTTGCGGAGTATGAAAACCGCGTGCTCGCCATCCGGGACCGCTTTTTTGTGAACAAGGAGTTCAATTACGTGCGGCAGGCCAATATTCCGTGGAAGCTGCTTGGCCCCATTCCCAACGGCGGGAAGACGGAAACGGAATTCGCCCCGGAGGCGGACAACAAGACCGGGAAGATGAAGGATTCCTACGAGATTGACGGCGTTACCTACGAGTGGTCCAAGGACGCCTACACCGGAGCCACCATCATCTTCAAGCATTACTGCGATTTCCCGACGCTGTTCAACGGAGCGAAGATGGGGGCCTATCCCCACAAGAACCACACCTATTACGCGCAGACCTGGATTTATTCCCCGAAGGCGCAGACGGTGCCTTTCTGGATCAGCGGCCATACCTGGGCCACGTCCGACTGGCGCAACGGCCCGGCGAGCGTCCCCGGCAAGTGGTTCCACGCGAATCCCAGGTTCTTTGTGAACGGGCAGGAGATTGCCCCCCCTCAATGGAAGAAGCCGCGCAACGGCGGCGTGCTGGTGGATGAAAACTACCATTTTCGGGAGCCTTCCATGGTTCCCCTGAAGAAGGGCTGGAACCGCGTGCTGGTGAAGAGCCCCAGCAACAATTCCGCGCGCCGGTGGATGTTCACGTTCGTTCCGGTGCAGGTGAACCCCAAAACGCCCGGCTGCAACGTGAAGGAGTATCCCGGCCTCAAGTTCTCCACGGAGCCGAAGTAA
- a CDS encoding enolase C-terminal domain-like protein: protein MFYHEYSLTACGPLNARAAEVCRKGALIKTDEGGYGCIQPWPELGDATLQEELDALRKGNPLPLGVRALECARTDGEARAKGVSLFDGLHIPASHATLPSCVSPATIRIMESKGFKAGKIKASPNLAAALERLTMLASMVPAWRWRLDFNGCLNENDSLKFWKSLPHHLKTRIDFIEDPCPFSVQSWERLVDAGMPLALDMGSDSEHQPAISSDLPIIRIVKPAREATPAHLYEPPVFTTVMDHPVGQLWAVYQAADYYRNALPTEIPLCGLCTHLLFEPDPFIDQMGGMNPQVAVPAGTGLGFDGMLEALPWKKL, encoded by the coding sequence GTGTTTTACCATGAATATTCTTTAACGGCATGCGGTCCGCTGAACGCCAGAGCCGCGGAAGTATGCAGGAAGGGAGCCCTCATTAAAACGGATGAAGGCGGGTACGGCTGCATCCAGCCGTGGCCGGAGCTGGGGGACGCCACCCTGCAGGAGGAACTGGATGCGCTCAGGAAGGGAAACCCGCTGCCCCTGGGCGTCCGCGCCTTGGAGTGCGCCCGGACGGACGGGGAGGCGCGCGCGAAGGGCGTCAGCCTGTTTGACGGCCTCCACATCCCCGCCAGCCACGCCACGCTGCCCTCCTGCGTCAGCCCCGCCACCATCCGCATCATGGAATCCAAGGGGTTCAAGGCCGGAAAAATCAAGGCCAGCCCCAACCTGGCGGCCGCTCTGGAACGGCTGACCATGCTGGCCTCCATGGTCCCAGCCTGGCGCTGGCGGCTGGACTTCAACGGCTGCCTGAATGAAAACGATTCTCTTAAATTCTGGAAATCCCTGCCCCACCACCTGAAAACCCGGATAGACTTCATTGAAGACCCGTGCCCCTTCTCCGTCCAGAGCTGGGAAAGGCTGGTGGACGCCGGCATGCCGCTGGCCCTGGACATGGGCTCGGACTCGGAGCACCAGCCAGCCATCTCTTCCGACCTGCCTATCATCCGCATCGTCAAGCCCGCGCGGGAAGCCACCCCCGCGCACCTTTACGAGCCTCCCGTCTTCACCACCGTCATGGACCATCCCGTGGGCCAGCTCTGGGCCGTCTACCAGGCCGCGGACTACTACCGCAACGCCCTGCCCACGGAAATTCCGCTCTGCGGCCTCTGCACGCACCTCCTGTTTGAGCCGGACCCCTTCATTGACCAGATGGGCGGCATGAACCCGCAGGTAGCCGTTCCCGCCGGAACGGGGCTGGGCTTTGACGGGATGCTTGAGGCCCTGCCCTGGAAAAAACTTTGA
- a CDS encoding SDR family oxidoreductase — MYRTLVFGAGGRVGSRLAAHLEKEGMEVVGCGRNACDLKDLKALKNVLLSSGATHVVNCAAVSGLEACLDDPETAHRVNAMAPEMMARICRLEGMRFIHLSTDYVLDGRRGGLKTESDKCRPVNVYGESKLEAELRVREEMPEALVARVSWVFGNPERPSFPEMVLRKALNGEPLSAVADKWSMPAWVEDLCGWLRFLAYESDASGVLHLCQSGEPVSWHGYAVAALKCAVKHGLLPSLPPVAEQKLDEQAGFRDARPRHTAMSCERLASLMERPVRTYEEAIDLAVARYASDPTFLSRIS; from the coding sequence ATGTACAGAACATTGGTGTTCGGCGCGGGCGGCCGTGTGGGAAGCCGGCTGGCGGCGCATCTGGAAAAGGAAGGCATGGAAGTGGTGGGATGCGGACGGAACGCGTGTGATTTAAAGGATTTAAAAGCCCTGAAAAACGTGCTGCTTTCCTCGGGCGCCACCCACGTGGTGAACTGCGCCGCCGTGAGCGGCCTGGAGGCCTGCCTGGACGATCCGGAGACGGCGCACCGCGTGAACGCCATGGCGCCGGAGATGATGGCCCGCATCTGCCGCCTGGAGGGCATGCGCTTCATCCACCTGAGCACGGACTACGTGCTGGACGGCAGGAGGGGCGGCCTGAAAACGGAGTCGGACAAGTGCCGCCCCGTGAACGTGTACGGAGAATCCAAGCTGGAGGCGGAACTCCGCGTGCGGGAGGAAATGCCGGAGGCGCTGGTTGCCCGCGTTTCCTGGGTGTTCGGCAATCCGGAGCGGCCTTCCTTCCCGGAGATGGTGCTGCGGAAGGCGCTGAACGGAGAACCCCTCTCCGCCGTGGCGGACAAATGGTCCATGCCCGCGTGGGTGGAGGACCTGTGCGGGTGGCTGCGCTTCCTGGCGTATGAAAGCGATGCTTCCGGCGTGCTACACCTGTGCCAGTCCGGGGAGCCCGTTTCCTGGCACGGATATGCCGTGGCCGCTCTGAAATGCGCCGTGAAGCACGGGCTACTGCCTTCTTTGCCGCCCGTGGCGGAACAAAAGCTCGACGAACAGGCCGGTTTCAGGGATGCTCGGCCCCGGCATACCGCCATGTCCTGCGAACGGCTCGCTTCCCTGATGGAGCGGCCCGTGAGGACGTATGAAGAGGCCATCGACCTGGCCGTGGCCCGCTATGCCTCAGATCCAACCTTCCTCTCCCGCATCTCATGA
- a CDS encoding class I SAM-dependent rRNA methyltransferase gives MNDFRNSRDSSDSRPRPAYRDRRSQPGRPRTAPKKNLFVNKSPEGSEQWLTPWVELKYFTYNPAVFPRMLGSVSGEIAPGSLVHVYDKNGELFGSGFWNEASRTPLRVVYHGKDAFTERDLDAALERAVKLRRDILRLDETTNAYRVLHGDSDGLGGLVVDRYADVLSLEVSTLAVWQRLDRWLPLLHRLCGTKRHVVQVDEGIARMEGIRAEDAPESPAPVRLVKIVENGITYEVDFAQGHKTGFFCDQRDNRLKFASLVKGATVLDLCCYSGGFSIAAKMLGGAAEVTGVDLDEKAIAMAKRNGNINQQRIDFVHADAFVYARQMVRNGRLFDAVLLDPPKFIIGREGYEEGIKKYHDLNMLGLQCVRPGGLFVTCSCSGLLSPAEFEHTVIKAAQRQGRKLQIMAMTGPGWDHPFLSTYPEGRYLKVLWAIAL, from the coding sequence ATGAACGATTTCCGCAATTCCCGTGATTCTAGCGATTCCCGCCCCAGGCCCGCCTACCGGGACCGCCGCTCCCAGCCGGGGCGCCCGCGCACGGCTCCCAAAAAGAACCTTTTTGTCAACAAGTCACCGGAAGGCAGTGAACAATGGCTCACGCCGTGGGTGGAACTGAAATACTTCACGTACAATCCCGCCGTATTCCCCCGCATGCTCGGCTCCGTGAGCGGGGAAATAGCCCCGGGAAGCCTGGTGCATGTCTATGACAAGAACGGGGAGCTCTTCGGCTCCGGCTTCTGGAATGAAGCCAGCCGCACGCCTCTGCGCGTGGTATACCACGGGAAGGACGCCTTTACCGAACGGGACCTGGACGCCGCCCTGGAACGCGCCGTGAAGCTGCGCCGGGATATTCTGCGCCTGGATGAAACCACCAACGCTTACCGCGTGCTGCACGGTGACTCCGACGGCCTGGGCGGCCTGGTGGTGGATCGTTACGCGGACGTGCTGAGCCTGGAGGTAAGCACGCTGGCCGTCTGGCAGAGGCTGGACCGCTGGCTGCCCCTGCTGCACCGCCTGTGCGGCACAAAGCGCCACGTGGTGCAGGTGGATGAGGGCATTGCCCGCATGGAGGGCATCCGCGCGGAAGACGCCCCGGAATCCCCGGCTCCCGTCCGGCTGGTGAAGATTGTAGAGAACGGCATCACTTATGAAGTGGACTTCGCCCAGGGGCACAAGACGGGCTTCTTCTGTGACCAGCGGGACAACCGCCTTAAATTCGCCTCCCTGGTGAAGGGAGCCACGGTGCTGGACCTGTGCTGCTACAGCGGCGGCTTTTCCATTGCCGCCAAGATGCTGGGAGGCGCCGCGGAAGTCACGGGCGTGGACCTGGATGAAAAGGCCATCGCCATGGCGAAGAGGAACGGCAATATCAACCAGCAGCGTATCGACTTCGTGCATGCGGACGCCTTTGTCTACGCGCGCCAGATGGTGCGTAACGGGCGGCTGTTTGACGCCGTGCTGCTGGACCCGCCCAAATTCATCATCGGCAGGGAGGGGTATGAGGAAGGCATCAAGAAGTACCATGACCTCAACATGCTGGGGCTGCAATGCGTGCGGCCCGGCGGCCTGTTCGTCACCTGTTCCTGTTCCGGCCTGCTTTCCCCCGCGGAATTTGAGCACACCGTCATCAAGGCCGCCCAGCGGCAGGGGCGCAAGCTCCAGATCATGGCGATGACCGGCCCCGGCTGGGACCACCCCTTCCTGAGCACGTACCCGGAAGGCCGTTACCTGAAGGTGCTGTGGGCCATTGCCCTGTAA
- a CDS encoding KH domain-containing protein, which translates to MHPAVEQIRQYLQLIALQFVQHPEQAELRVAESPQGDAVRFRLILEKTDVARIIGRNGMTASAIRSLAKAAGEKHGLKVIVHMLSHEEAAEQP; encoded by the coding sequence ATGCATCCTGCCGTAGAACAAATCCGCCAGTACCTGCAATTGATCGCCCTGCAATTCGTGCAACACCCGGAACAGGCGGAATTGCGCGTTGCGGAATCCCCGCAGGGAGACGCTGTCCGCTTCCGCCTGATTCTGGAAAAAACAGACGTGGCCCGCATCATCGGCCGCAACGGGATGACGGCCTCGGCCATCCGCTCCCTGGCGAAGGCGGCGGGGGAAAAGCACGGCCTCAAGGTCATCGTGCACATGCTTTCCCATGAAGAAGCGGCGGAACAGCCGTAA